The DNA region CTGCGGATGGTCTCGCGTCCGGGGCCGAACCCGGCGCCGGACCAGCCGCGGTTCGCCATTTGCCGCGTTGTCGACAAGCGTGTCGAAAAGGAGCGCGAGAAGGTGCAGGAGAAGGCCAGGAAGGAGACGGCGCGCAAGCTGGCGCGTTTCAAGGTGCTGGAGCTCAACTGGGCCATCGCGCCGCACGACCTCGGCCACCGCATGAAGCAGATGAAGGGGTTCCTGGAGAAGGGCTACAAGGTCGAGGTGCTCTttgcgaagaagaagggcagcaGGAGGGCGACGCGGGATGAGGCGGAGGCGCTCGTGCAGGCGGTGAGggatgccgtcgccgaagTCGGGGGCGCCAAGGAGTGGAAGGAGTCGGAGGGGGAGCCCCTCAAGGTCTTCAAGCTTCATCTGgacgcgccggcggcggcgaaggcccCTGCGGTTGCCACGTCCGAGGGTTCCTCGGCGAACTGATCGTCGAGTCCATGGTCAGTCGAGCTGTGCTCAGCCTGGCACCGGGGGGAAAGCCTGAAGGATTTGCGGAGACAAAATGTGTCAAAGCCTCCATTTGGTAGACTTGGTCTGTATACTAGAGGTATCCTGAATAAGTTGTATAGTGGACTTGCCCACTATTTGATCTAAACTCGGGATCTGTACAAGGCTTTGCTTGAAAAACGTCTACTCTTCTCGCGCTGAACCAGGTTTTGAATTGCAGCAAGATGGCAATGTCCCTGCATGGCGTTGGCGAATTGCATTGAGTCACTCCTTATGCATGTAGCTTCAATAACTTCGGCATATAGGAAGGCTTTGGCTTATTCAGTGGCTTCCAGAGGTACCTCTGTTCTCCTATCTTACCTAGTTATATCACCAATGGGCTCTAAGGCTTGAAGTAGTAGATGACCCTGATCAAGGTCAGGCAGTTGGGAACTGGCTTTGATGTTGTTTAATAGAAGCAACATGTCTAATCATCGAGAGCAAGGCTGCCATTGATTTCAACGCCATCTGGAAGAAAAAATTGCTTTTTCCAGCAGAGCTGattgttgctgctgctgctgttgtcgCTTGCGGCTGTCGTTGAGCAGTGATTGGCAGCCACAGTTGGGACGTCATTCCCCGCAAGATGCAGTTAAGCTTTAGCGAGCTTTTAGCGCGGGGCATCCATCGCATCGTAATCCCGCCGCAAACCCCTGTGACTCAAACCCCCCAAAACTTCTCAGCCTCTCCAAGCCCAATTAAAGAAACTCCAATCGACCACTGCTGTCTACTGCCATTCACTGCCATTCACAGTGTAAAGAAAGCTCCAGACCGCGGAATAATCAGTCAGAATACAACGCCCTCCACTGAAATCGGCTGATCATTTTTTCACGATTACCGTGGGAACTCCTACAGCAGAACACATCATGGCTACGGAAACGCCAAACAccgcgccgcccccggcTGCTACAAGCATTCCtgacgacaagaagaccCAACAACcccagaagaaggaagacaaGGCGCAGAAGAAGGATGCAGCTGCTACGTCtgagggaggagagaagaagctTTCTGGAGCTGAGCTGAAGGCAAAGGCAAAGGCTGAGAAGGCGGCAAGAAGAgcaaaggccaaggaggcgcAACCCGCACCACCTCCCAGCCAGGGAAGCTCCCAGCAGGGCGGAGCAGGAGACGGCAAGGGAGGGAAGGCGAAACCCAGACAGGATGGTCCCCAGGGGTCTGGTCAAGCTGGCGGTCCAAGGGGCGGTccggcggccaaggccgtGCCGCTCGCTACTCCTAAGGACAACAAGCCGAAGGTCCCCGAGTGCTTCAGTCACCTGTCTATCGCTAAGAGGTTACACATGACGGAAGCTGATAAGGATGTCCACCCGGCTGTTTTGGTTTTGGGTCAGCAGATGGGTGCATTTGCAATCAACGACAGCACCACGAGATTAGAGGCGACTCTGTTGGCGTTCAAGAAGGTCAGTCTCACCGCTGTCGTACCCAGCAAACGAACATGGTTCTGACATGACGACTAGGTGATCGATTCCTACACGACGCCCCCGGGCAACACGTTCTCGCGCCACTTCACATCACACGTCCTGAACCCGCAGATCGAGTATCTCTCGGCGTGCCGGCCCATGT from Colletotrichum higginsianum IMI 349063 chromosome 4, whole genome shotgun sequence includes:
- a CDS encoding Translation initiation factor IF-3; the encoded protein is MRVTRCLYNNSRTALYRVFVSPFEKAEVLSRRSALSFPDTRTLPPVSTSPAQSFARYASLIPRSRKPNNSTASKPSAAAKPGQLPADMMIRDRQVLVVDENNKLTGPHETRRVLQSLDPETQSLRMVSRPGPNPAPDQPRFAICRVVDKRVEKEREKVQEKARKETARKLARFKVLELNWAIAPHDLGHRMKQMKGFLEKGYKVEVLFAKKKGSRRATRDEAEALVQAVRDAVAEVGGAKEWKESEGEPLKVFKLHLDAPAAAKAPAVATSEGSSAN